The segment TGAAGTTCCATTCCATTTGcccatttcccccatcccacctATACATTCACATGATCCCCctcttccctctgtctctctctctctctctctgtctctctccgcaTGGCCTGGCTGCATTGCGCCAATCAGACTGAGGTGATGTGGTCGACCACCCGGGTGCCATCCAAGTCCACCATCTCCATGCACTCGACCTCGCTGTGGTTTTCTGGGCTCTTCCTCTCCACTTGCTTCTTGGAAGGCGGAACAAAGGTCAGGACCACGGGCAGAATGGCAAAGCAGTGGAGAAAGGTGAAAAGGGCTATAAGAAACAGACACCTGAATAGTGTACAGATCAGGTTCGAAGGCACCGAACTGAGGGGGATTATACCAACCATGTAGCAAAAATTGCTCTGCAAAATGGCCACTCCATGCAGTTCTAAAGCATTTTTAACCCACTTCGTCCTTGTCAGGTCTTTTCCCAGGACAAACGTCGACAGGAACGGTGCACAGTTGTCGATGGTGTAGTTTATTCCGTAAATTAAGCAGAGGACCGAGATACAGTCCAGTTCCACATCCCACAGGCTCATAAAGCCAGCGACTCCAAACTCCACTGAGGCCACAGTCAGACTGAGCCAAATGTTCAGCAGGGGATTCACCACCAAGAAACCAGAGAAGAAGAGGACAAACAGGGCACTGATGCACGAGTTCTGCAGGGGTGCTCCCACCGACGAAGCATACCGGTCCATGTAAATAAACGATGGGTTAAAAATCATGAATTTCACTTTGTAGGTCAAGGACAGTTTCCTTAGTGTCTCCAGCAGATCATAAATCTCTTCCCTGGTGTTTTCCGCTGTCTTGGCCACGAGATACATGCGTGAGGCCACCACCTCCAGCTCATTGTTGACTTTCCTCACTAGTATGATATCATCGGAGAATTGGGAATACTGCGGCGTCTTTAGGAAGGAGTTCCGCAGGGTCTCTAGGAAGTAACTACGAGACATGGGAGAGGTAACATTTAATCTTTTAAGGTAATTCAAGTATGTTTCAAACCAAGAAATTCTGACAAAGCCCCCGGTGATTTCTAACAAATCCTCCTGTACGCTGGCATTCCAGTATTCAATGGGTTCATAAATATAAAAGCCGATGACAGGGCTGTAGCTACTGAAATATCTCTGCTGGACGGTACTATATGAGACAGTTCGAGACTCAGTGGCTACTATGTTGCTGAGGTCCAACCCTTCACTGATCTGCAGGTAGCCCATTAAGGCAAAGGAGATATAAACCAGATAAAACAAAACCACAAAAGGCTTTACGTAAGTGTTTGTAATCCAATCGCAATAGTACTGCTTCAGAAACCAAAGCAGGAACTGACTTTCATAGGGGCTTGGGTCGTTTGGGCTGGCTGCCTCCTCATTGAATTTGGACATCATGATAAACCGATACCAGGCGGGTTTTGCTTGCAGATCATCTGGCTTGGGCACTTTTCTACAAAAAAGACTATGCTGGTAATTATTTTCTAAGTAACCAGTGAAGACCAGATTGGAGCCATAGAATGCCATCAGGTAGAGGTAGTTAAAAAGCACGGATATGCATGTGTTCACACAGAACTCCTTCACTGCTTCGATATTGGTGAAGGGACTGGCGCCAATGCCAAATGTCACCATGTACATGGCAGTGGTGAGTGTAATGGGCAGCATGGTGTCGGCGTACACATTGGCAATCCTCTCCTTCACATGCTGATCCTCCATGGTCTCCCTCCACGATGAGAGCATTTCAAACATGCCGTAGAGCCCATGTCCTGAGGAAAGGAAGACAGATAGGTTCGTATTAATGTCAGAGAATTGGAAGCTAGCCAGAAAACCTGCTTGGTGCATGGAAAGAAACACCCCCAATCTACCAAACCTAACCTGCAGGAAATCTGCCCAATTTCCTACCTTCTCCCCCATGACATGGGAGTTGTGTACACAGAGGTCAAGGCCTTTGCTTGTTGATCCTGCCATGTGCAGAGGTGGATTTTGACCTTTACCATCTTTTCCATCCACGCCAATAATTTTCAGGAATCCACCCCTCGatctcagaatcacaaaattattCGTGTTGTGCAAGGCTATTTGGCACATTGTTTTTGTGCCAAGGTCTCCAGATGCTTAGTGCTACTGTCTTGCCTTTTGCCCATTACCTTGTATATTATTTGAATAGAGACAATATCTAATACTCTCCGAATGCCTCAGTTAAAGCTGCTTCCACCACACTTGCCAGCAGTGCACTCAAAACCCCAACTTTTCATTGTGtacattgcatttgcttcttttacaacctactttaaatctatgtcctctcattcttgattCTTTTTTGAGCAgaacaatttctccctgtctacttATCTCCCCAGCCACTTGTGATTTGGAGAACTTTGATCAAATTTCTCTTTAGCCTTCTCCTCTCTGAGGGAAACATTGCCAATTTCCTTGCTAATGCTCATAAATGAAGCTTCTCAAACATTTATTCTTGTCAACCTCTTCTGCACACTCCCCAAAGTATTCTCATCCTTCCTGACATCCAGcacagtacacaatactctagctgaaATCTATGTGGTGACTTATACAATTTTAGCATAATCCCCTCGCTTTTGAATCTTCGTAAAGGGGAGAAGGAATGATTGGCTTGGACAAAAGGCAACAAGAGTCCAAGACTGCAATGATCTAATAAATCCCGAGCTCAGGATTATTCATTTGAGGTCCACAAAATGCCCCAGTTCCATCACCTGGGTAATTGTTCAGTGGCATTCAGTGTCCTAATAACATTTGTCGCACTCTATTTCTGAGTCAAAAGGGACTTGTTATCTAGAAAGGCCGGGAGATCAGTTGTCAACATCAGTTAAACCATCTTGAGCGGCACTTATGGCTTAATTCATCTCTAAGGTTGTGGGTTCGAGAACAGATAAGCAAACACTCCagtgtgttcagagataatgtgaactgcagatgctggagaatccaagataacgaagtgtgaagctgggtgaacacagcaggccaagcagcatctcagaagcagaaaaactgacgttttgggcctagacccttcatcagagggttacCGAGGGAGTACTACACTGTCTTTCAGATAACAGACTGAACTAAAGCCTTCACAGCTTTGTGAGGTATTCATAAAAGATCTCATTGCAATAAGTGAAGAACAGCAGGATTGTTCTTCCTGGTACTTATCAATATCAAAAGAACCTATTATCTGGTCATTTGTCTTATTGCTATATGTCGGAACCTGCCAAGCTCCATTTCAATACTGTTCCATCTATATAGTAGTGATTATACTTAAAAACTACGTTCCAGTAATGATTACTATTTTCCACTAACAGAAACTGCTGTAATCCAAAAAGACATCTGGTCTACCAATTTAGCAATGTCGTGTGTGAATTTCAGTGTTGACGCAATGACAGGCCCGTGGCTGTACGTAGGCTATACATCCCTGAGATTAGCTAATTTAATCAATTAGCTTGTTTGTAATGGGTAGACTACAGACTATACTCAAACAACCTACACTTGCATACCCCAAACCACCTGTTATCAGATGTGATTCTGGACTGGGCAGCTTATGTTGAATAATTCTGAATGTGTTGATAGCTACACTGGTAACCAATCTAAGGTAGTCAGTCAAATTCATAAGGTAGGCCATGAAGGGAACTGTTTCACCTGACGGCCTGCCTCTTTCTCATCATTATGTCCATGCCCGGCTGTTCTTGGAGTGGGATGATTGTCacaaaaaccccatctggttcactaacgtccttctgGGAAGGAAAATCAGCCATCCTCGcctgatctggcttacatgtgactccaggcccccgACCGCCCCTTCCCCAGAAGCTTGCCATTGTTTGCTTCACCTGTCAATCACCACTGAGCTCAAGCACCCGAGGCTTTTCGATGGTTCTCAGATTTGACTTTGAAGATGTGTTGACCTTACCACATCAATCAAACATGACCGGCCTCAAATCACTACACGAGCCTCAAATATTGATGCATTGTAAGTCTTGAAAATCAACTGGTCTCAGACCTCAAACAACCATCAATCAGAGGCATCAAAAACAAGAGGCTACAGGCCTCAAACACTACAGGCTTCATACTCACTACAGCTTCAAAACACCTACACTGGCCTCAAACCCTAATAGGCCACAGACCGTGAACATCAATGGGTTTCAGACTTCAAATACCTGCAGCTTGTAAGTTTAAATAACTATCAATCAGAGGCATCAAACAATAAGAGGACAAAGGCCTTAATTGCTGAAAGGCCACAGGCGTCAATGGTCAAAACTGTAAATCACTTGAGTTCAAAACTGCTAAatatagggggtggaattttctTTCACATGTTGTTATCAAGGGATAATTATTGAGGTAATTAAACCAATACTTGGGGTATACTGCTGAGCCAGGTGCATTAAATAGCCAAGTTCTCTCACTCTTTACTACCTTTCTCTCCAGCCTTACGTTTCAGAACACAGTTGCATCTTGGCTGATTGTAGGGAAAAGCATACACCTTCTCTTACTCCTATGTTTATTTCTACAACATCAGGGGGCAAACTTCCTGCATGTGTGCAGCTGTGGTGACACTGTCAGAGTCTGACTGTTTACAGTGAGTAATGGTTTCTTCTAAGTACAGCTCTGCTTTCTGCAGCAAAATTATGCATTTCTTTGAAAGGTGGTATTTGATTATTAGAACAAATGTAGGTCCCTCACAGTCAGAAGTCAGAGAAATTAGAAAGCAAGAAGAAACAGCGGACAAATTGAAGCATACTTTggctctgtcttcacaaaagaaggTACAAATAACCTCCCAGAAATATCAGGGAGCCAATGGTCTAGTGAGAGGGGGGAACTGAAGTAAGTCAGTATGAATAAGGTGCTGGGGAAATTAATGCATTTAAAGGATGACAAATCATCAAGGCCTAATAATCTAGAACCGAGAGTATTGAAAGATGTGGCCCTGAAGATATTGGGCACATTAGCAGTCATCTTCCAAAGCTGTCTCGACTCTGGTGCAAATGTAACGCAATGTCTAAAGAGGGTAGAGAGAGAAATAAttgagaattacagaccagttagcctaacatcaatGGAGGAGAAAGTGCTTGAATCTATTGTAAAAAAAGaacttttgaaaagcattaatggGATTAGACAATGCCAACATGTGTTATGAAAGGTAAATCAAGTTTAACAAATCCATTTGAGATTTTTGACCATGTAACCACTAGATAGGTAAGGGAGCACCAGAagtgtgtttggattttcagatggcTTTGGATAAGTACCTCATAAGGATGTAACGGGCAAAATTAATGCTCATTGGATTGGGGGTAATAAATTCGCACAGACTGAGAATTGCTTGATAGACAAGGAACAGAGTTAGAATGAAAGGGTCTCTTTCTGGCTAGCAGGCAGTGACGGATGGGGTACGACAGAGATCAGTGCTTAGGTGTCAGCTATTCACTATGTATAAAAATAATCTGGTGGAAGAaatcaaatgcaacatttccaaatttgctgctgACTCAGAACAGGACAGGATTGTGAGTTACAAGCAGGATCAAAGaagcttcaaggtgatttagataAGTTGAGTGACTGGG is part of the Stegostoma tigrinum isolate sSteTig4 chromosome 12, sSteTig4.hap1, whole genome shotgun sequence genome and harbors:
- the ptchd1 gene encoding patched domain-containing protein 1 isoform X1, encoding MLRQLLHRGLRSGFYRLGLLIGNHPVLFASAPVLLSILLGASFSRYRLQDDMEYLFAPRHSLAKIERSLVNSLFPVNQSKQRLYSHLQSPGPYGRLLITRRGNGGRGPAPGAGNLLEPQHIQLILQLHSSVTRIQVPVLGFNYSFAHMCILKDNKMCALDDIVYVLEELRAAWTINGTGIVISYPNTYLKDGQEVFIGHQLGGVTLQNKNRVKSARAIQITYYLQTRNSLNDLVAEKWESAFCKTVENFQKSHKELKLYPFTSSSLKEDFQKSSQVSEWYLVTSLLVVWLLAMLCCSMQDCVRSKPWLGLLGLVTMALATLTSAGIINLMGGKYNSTFLGIPFIILGHGLYGMFEMLSSWRETMEDQHVKERIANVYADTMLPITLTTAMYMVTFGIGASPFTNIEAVKEFCVNTCISVLFNYLYLMAFYGSNLVFTGYLENNYQHSLFCRKVPKPDDLQAKPAWYRFIMMSKFNEEAASPNDPSPYESQFLLWFLKQYYCDWITNTYVKPFVVLFYLVYISFALMGYLQISEGLDLSNIVATESRTVSYSTVQQRYFSSYSPVIGFYIYEPIEYWNASVQEDLLEITGGFVRISWFETYLNYLKRLNVTSPMSRSYFLETLRNSFLKTPQYSQFSDDIILVRKVNNELEVVASRMYLVAKTAENTREEIYDLLETLRKLSLTYKVKFMIFNPSFIYMDRYASSVGAPLQNSCISALFVLFFSGFLVVNPLLNIWLSLTVASVEFGVAGFMSLWDVELDCISVLCLIYGINYTIDNCAPFLSTFVLGKDLTRTKWVKNALELHGVAILQSNFCYMVGIIPLSSVPSNLICTLFRCLFLIALFTFLHCFAILPVVLTFVPPSKKQVERKSPENHSEVECMEMVDLDGTRVVDHITSV
- the ptchd1 gene encoding patched domain-containing protein 1 isoform X2, which encodes MLRQLLHRGLRSGFYRLGLLIGNHPVLFASAPVLLSILLGASFSRYRLQDDMEYLFAPRHSLAKIERSLVNSLFPVNQSKQRLYSHLQSPGPYGRLLITRRGNGGRGPAPGAGNLLEPQHIQLILQLHSSVTRIQVPVLGFNYSFAHMCILKDNKMCALDDIVYVLEELRAAWTINGTGIVISYPNTYLKDGQEVFIGHQLGGVTLQNKNRVKSARAIQITYYLQTRNSLNDLVAEKWESAFCKTVENFQKSHKELKLYPFTSSSLKEDFQKSSQVSEWYLVTSLLVVWLLAMLCCSMQDCVRSKPWLGLLGLVTMALATLTSAGIINLMGGKYNSTFLGIPFIILGHGLYGMFEMLSSWRETMEDQHVKERIANVYADTMLPITLTTAMYMVTFGIGASPFTNIEAVKEFCVNTCISVLFNYLYLMAFYGSNLVFTGYLENNYQHSLFCRKVPKPDDLQAKPAWYRFIMMSKFNEEAASPNDPSPYESQFLLWFLKQYYCDWITNTYVKPFVVLFYLVYISFALMGYLQISEGLDLSNIVATESRTVSYSTVQQRYFSSYSPVIGFYIYEPIEYWNASVQEDLLEITGGFVRISWFETYLNYLKRLNVTSPMSRSYFLETLRNSFLKTPQYSQFSDDIILVRKVNNELEVVASRMYLVAKTAENTREEIYDLLETLRKLSLTYKVKFMIFNPSFIYMDRYASSVGAPLQNSCISALFVLFFSGFLVVNPLLNIWLSLTVASVEFGVAGFMSLWDVELDCISVLCLIYGINYTIDNCAPFLSTFVLGKDLTRTKWVKNALELHGVAILQSNFCYMLS